A window of Hordeum vulgare subsp. vulgare chromosome 5H, MorexV3_pseudomolecules_assembly, whole genome shotgun sequence genomic DNA:
TAGATTCATcaattagtccattatagaaaaaTCAAGTATTTAATTGTTTTTGAGAGGATGATCAGGTAAAGCATTCAATAATTGGAAAAGTCTCCTCCAAGATTGAGTGAGATGTTCTTCCTCAAGTTGTTCAAAATtatatatttcctgtaaggcagctgTTTCTTACgaacaggaaaatatttttcaaacaaaTAATATATCATATCCTCAAATTACGCACACAACCTGGAGCAAGATtgttaaaccaagttttagcttcACATTGTAATGAGAAACAATACAACTTAAGAATACAATAGTAGAAAAACCTTTGCTCTTGAGAAATATAGTTGCAATATCATTCAGTTTCGTAAGGTGAGCAATAACTTTTacggattcataaccatgaaaaggataagATTCTACCAAAGCAAAAAGTTTAGGATCAACTCAGAATTCATAATCTTCATCGTGAACaaagataggagaagtagcaaacttacGATCATGTTTCATCATTTTGTTCCTGGATTTTTGCAAGTATCATCGGCCATATGATCTATAGCAAACACCTTAGGATAAGTGTAACCACCAGAAATATCAATTATCTTAGTTCTAGCAGGAGTACTAGGTGTAACAGGCGATCCTTAATTTTCAGCAATTCAAATTCTTCAACATTAACAATATGCGCATTTAGAAATTCACCGAGTGGGAAAATTTTATCAAGCAAAgcaaaagcatcatcataagtatcATCATAGCAGAATTGGTGTATTACTTGTAATATATCAGATTGAGTAGCAGGTGGTGATGGCATAAGTTGACTCAAATAGAAGACGAATCAAGCGTAGAGCTAGTTAACagctccttacctcccctcgtctcaGAGGGCATGGTGTTCGTCTTGTCATCTCTACGATTCTTCATAATACAGATAAATTGCAGCAGATATATAACTCACAAGCAAACTTAATAAATAGAGTTATGATTCCTAaaatggtgccagaaaatagtattGATGACtcacatgtataggggatcgcaaaagtcTTTGGGGATAGTACTTCGCCTAAATTTACCGATTCAACCCAAGGAAAATATTTATAAtccttagcaattgagttgtcactTTAATCAACGTGAGAATGCTTTCCTTACAACATTTTTTATAGCACAGTGATATCATAGTAGTGATAGCAAAATAATAATAACGGTAATGGCAGTATTAACAAACTTGGAGCAGcaatagtaatagtagtagcgtgAATAAAGGGAGTAGTATTAAAGCGTAGGCACGGATTAGCAACATCATAACCTAGAGCGACACAGATAGCTCCAATTCAGTCTGCTTTGTGTTTTCATTGATTGCACACTAAAATGCTatataagagcatggttaatagtatagccaactgctggctataagcagttttatagcccatcttataactAGTTTGtataatagttagctataaaaagtactacttttatcatatatggcctacttttcattctcacaaagcatctaggagcacgtgatagagctgactcttcacgaagagtccgcttcccttctcactcctcttctctctcatccaactcaacaaaaatatagtattttaatccttacagcctgctgactgtaccttattgtacttgctctaacgtTTTTACGTTTAGCATTAAACTAGCACGCTATAGCAGGATTAGCGTCATAGCGAGCAATATAGCTAAAATGTAATGTGACCCTCCCAGATATGCTATAGCGATGCCAAGACGCTGAAATAGCACGCTATTTTTTCATTCGTAAAAATTGCCAACTGAAATTCAAAACCAATGTTTTATGCACGTAGTGCTGGATTGCACTGGATACGTCCTCCTATACTAATAGCTAGCTACACTCACCTAATGTTAGGTAAGGTTTCTACGTAAGGCTGcccgtaagagcatctccaatggTCGTATGATCATCGTTGATAAAAATGCCACACAGATGATTTTGATGACACGACacataataaaagaagagagagaatgatacggtatgaacttgaagcaacggttAATGCACAAGCTCCGAGGCAAACATGGTTATTTCTTCAATATTTAATGGACCCAtttagttattttacatacggtTAACATGCACTTTATCgaagagcttgtatgatgtgCTGTTGGTCGATGATGTGGACATttataccaacgattgaacataCGGGCTGTTCGAGATGCTCTAATGGGATTATCAtagctagtatcatgcatgctaactaagcaaatttgatgaggtggcatagaattaaattaAGAAAGAGAGGATTGAATATCATTTTatgatactgtatcatattaaatgatgtgctactatgtgccttgcatgacaataaatgaactactctatgatactaacatataatACTATGAATTACGGATGTGGTCTcatacccattacaaccagcctaaaaGCTGATTTAGAGGTAGTtaattagattaggattaatggtTGGGGCCCATCCAGCTTGAAATCAGGGAGGGGAAGAATATTTAGAGAAGGGTAATTAACTTTATGTAAGAACCTTATGTAGGTGTAGGATTATTGTTAATTGACAGCCACATACTGAAACCAAAAGAGTGGTCAAACACTTGTCGCCAGCTGCATGTTCCTCCTTCCGAAAGCCATTCCAGACCATGCATGCAGCGAGATGACCCCTCGACCATCCACTTTGCCTTTCAAATGAGATGTCAAAGTATATAATCCTATGCAGTCTCACCGTTCGTCCTCGCTAACAGAAAGACAGACGCATGCACCAGGAATCGATTCGCTCTCAGCGTCAACCATGGCCGGGCTGCCTCGCTTCGTGGGTCCCCTCGTCGTGCTCCTGCTCCTCGTCTCCCCCGCCCAGCCCACCCCCTACAGCGACAACCTCCAGGACGCGTGCAACAAGACGTTGTTCCCCAAAGTTTGCATCCAGTCGCTGACGACCAACCCGGAGACCCGGACAGCGGACGCGCGCCGGCTGGCGGAGCTGTCCGTGTACGTGGCCAAGGAGGTGGGCACGACGGTGGCAGCGTTCGCTCACCACGAGCTCAACGGTATCAAGGATGACAACCTGTTCAAGTGCCTTGACGGCTGCTCCGACGACACTGAAGAGACAGTGGCGCACCTGAGCGCCCTCACCCGCGAGCCCACCAACGCCAAGTTCCTCGAGGTCAAGTCCTGGCTCTCCGCCACGCTGGGCGGCTCGTCCACCTGCGAGGAGAGCTGCAAGGACGCGCCCATCAGCGATGTCAAGAACGCCGTCGTAACCAAGAGCCTCGAGTTCGAGAAGCTGCTCCGCGTCACGCTAGACCTCATCACCGAGGCGTCTGGATCCATGTCCGGCGACGTCGCCATGCCGCCCACGGCGTGGGACGCCAGCGCTCCAGGATCATACGGCGCCAGCGCACCTGAGTCGTCCGAGAGTGTCAGCGCTCCGGGCTCCTCCGGCTCCAGCGCACCTGAGTCATCTGACAGTGCCAGCGCGCCGGGCTCCTCCGGCTCCAGCGCATCTGATTCATCTGACAGTGCCAGCGCGCCGGGCTCCTCCGGCTCCAGCGCACCTGAGTCATCTGACAGTGCCAGCGCGCCGGGCTCCAGCGCACCCGAGTCGTCTGACAGTGCCAGTGCCCCGGGCTCCTCCGGCTCCAGTGCACCGGATGCCGACGCACCATCCAGTGATGCGCCAGCGCCCTCGAAGGCATCAACTTCCGAGGGACCATCAGCTGACGCACCGTCCCCCTCCTATGGTGCCGCCAGCGGGCCAACTGCCAATGCACCGTCGTCATCCTCGGACGCACCAACCTCCGATGCACCGTCAGCCGACGCGCCGGCCCCCTCCTATGGCGCCGCCAGCGGGCCAACTGCCAATGCaccttcgtcatcgtcatcagaCGCGGACGCGCCATCTTCTGGGGCTGCCGACGCACCATCATATGGTTCTGCCGGCGCACCATCCCCGTCCGGCGCCGGTGCTCCTGATGCAGATTCGACGGAATGAGAAACACGCACCCTGCAGTTGATGCTTTCCTGCCTAGGCTGAAGTTTTTTGGTATCGTGGGATTCTAGATTCTACCCGTTCTCTCGTGTTGCTGTGCACGCGAGAAGATGCTGATGCACTTGTGGTTTTAGGATGTGTTTTGTTGAGGAATCAAGTAGGATCGATGAAATGTCATGGTACAACTTCAATGCAATGGGTCGTTTTTGTTCTTATGCTTGGTTGGAGCCAAATTATAGAAAAAAATAACTGCTACGTGTCGGTCGGCGGATCTTTTAGAAGATCCGCCGCCTTGCGAGCCGTCGGATTCAACAGAATGCACATTTTTCTACTTTGCAACACACACCTTGTTACATAATTTTTATGCAACAAAGGTTGTCTTGcggaatttttttgcaacaaagactGAGTTGCGATTTTTTTACAACATGAGCgttgttttgaaaaaaaaacagacaatgttgcaaaaaaagaaaacaaagaaaaacagttttctttgttttctttttttgcaaCATAGGTGTTGTTGCAAAGGGTAAATTTGTAACACACGTGATGTTGCAGAAAGATAGGTATAAAGTATGCGTACACGCATCGTATAGAGTACACGGGTCGTATAGAGGAGGCGGCAGATCGCTCGTGTGTGATCTGCCGACTGAAGGTAAGTATTTTCCAAAAAATAATTAGAGCTTCTAATCTATGCCTTCGAAAATTATTTCAGGGGCTGTATCAATTTGGCCCAATACCGTTTCCTCTTTCACCAACTGGTTCTTCGATCGCTCATTGTTCCCTAAGACTATTCGAATAAAGGGTCTCATGTCGATGGTTGAAGGCTGAACCACTGACCGTGTAACTTTGTAAGAAAGTTAATCTGAATGATTCGAACCAAAATACACAAAATTTGAAAGAAAAAATTTCATGGATTTCAAAAGGTTCATATATTTGCAAAAAATGTTCGcaatgatgaagaaattcattaaATTAAAAATCGTGCATGGATTTGAATATATTCATTCAATTGATAAAAGTTCATGGATTTAAAAATATTCATGGGTATATTATTAAAAAAACACTCccttcatttttatttagaaggCCACTATCAAAATTACAATTTGCAAAAATACATGGCCACTAAAACTCACTAGTGAAAAAcgtgcctttggcctggaccctttagtcccggcctgcctctgggccgggactaaaggcccggccacgtcgccccaaatcgcaatgcctcccacgaggctttggtcccggcccgtaaggagcctttagtcccggtttgtgtcccaaaccgggactaaagggctacgcggtgtgcagcccgcatgtgcgccacctttagtcccggtttgtgtctcaaaccggaactaaagacctctgcctatatatagcacatcccccctctcccctcttccttgcctttttcttggatggaagagtgtgggtgtgtgttagctctccatttttttatgcactagaggtgtttgttgaaatatgtgttagagcgatgccggttcagttcaccgaacacaactacgatatgagatgcctgagccacgcttaaacctcttcctctttatttctacttattctaaaaggttagcaactatatttcctcgtttagaccgtgcggtactaatttttcggatcgtgattgtatttgatatactgtcgtataacgcaggtgAGCCATCCattgatgtacggtgatcgacgcacagccgcttacacagaaggcgtgcattcttttcgagatgcagccgatgcgaacaagcatggtggtggctttatgttttgtccatgtgttgaatgtcggaatgagaaggattacacttcctcaagagtcactcagagccacctgcttcggtccggttttatgtcgggctataatgtttggaccaagcacggagaaagaggggttatgatggaagacgacgatgaagaagaagagaacgatgatgacaactaccagtctatgttccctgagtatgttgataccgcaatggaagacaatgaagaatatgattaggatgaagaacgggaaccagatgagcccgctgatgatcttggtcgggtcatttctgatgcacggcgaggttgcgacacagaagaaaagaggttgcagttcgagcagatgttacaggaccacaacaaattggcccgttactctatgtatctacaaccttcctccttggttgtgcatgaagcgaaaaTTCATTATGATACCAGTGCTTATTCAAGGTCCAAagtaacccggcaacgatattgatgtgtacctaacgccattagttgatgaacttttacagctgtgggtcaaaccagtgtacgtgtgtgggacgagcacaaacaagaggaatttgaccttcgggcgttgcttttcgtaaccatcaatgattggcctgctcttagtaacatatcaggacagtcaaacaagggatacaatgcttgcacgcactgtttggatcagacagaaagtatatatctggacaaatgtaggaagaatgtgtacccgtacaatcgtcgttttcttccgcccaagcatcccttaaagaaaaaagacaagcatttcaatggcaaggcagaaccccgggggaagcctgtcatccgtactggtgctgaagtatttgatatggtcaaagatttaaaagtaatctttggaaagggtcctggcagccaacctgttcctaacggccctgataagcgcgtacccatatggaagaagaaatctatattttgggagctaccctactgggaagtccatgaggtccgctcggcaatcgacgtgatgcatctgacgaagaatctctgcgtgaatattctaggcttcctgggcttgtatgggaagtcaaaagatacaccggaagcacgggaggaccaggaacgtcataaaggacgagatggcatgcatccagggcagtttcaagggcgtgccggctacgctcttactaaggaagagaaggaaatcttctttgaagtccttttcagtatcaaggtcctgactggcttctcgtcgaatataaagggaatcgtaaatatgaaagacaaaaaattccaaaacctaaagtctcatgactgccacgtgcttatgacgcaattgcttccggttgcattgaggggaattctaccggaaaatgttcgcctggcaattgtgaaggtatgtgcattcctcaatgcaatttcttttttttttgaccggctactgtagggaaaaccccccacagccattttctgtATTGCAACTATGAAAACTGTATGTACAAGAGAGGTTGTAAAATGTACATAGGGGGGAGGAGCAGAGGGATAcagacctcaaggaggcaaaaaggtaatcagaaggtaatcgatcgagaaagtctatcagggttacagattgatgtggtccaatgtctggtcagctttgagttgttgttcccgccatccttcttcaatataatgacacacctcctagttcacctagtcgaagagattagaattctcggtcctgtgtttctacacaatatgttccccttcgagaggttcatgggagtcttaaagagatatgttcgtaaccgtgctaggccagaaggaagcatctccaagggctatggaacagaggaggtcactgatttttgtgtggactttcttcctgaccttaagccgattggtgttcctgaatctcggtatgagggtaggctgacaggaaaaggcacactaggaaggaaagcaaaagtatcactagtagaaaacacggCATTGAGCCAACAACAtttgacccggattggatataaaccggttctaaagggtctgtccgctgggccccctccctgcagcaaatggccggaaGGCCTTTAGGActggtttgtaacacaaaccggtcctaaaggtttttggaccgtttgctgcagggagggggcccagtggacagaccctttagaaccggtttgtatcacaaaccggttctaaaggttttctcatttttgcagcaactgcagggccccgctgtcagaccctttagcaccggtttttgacacaaaccggtcctaaagccctcctctccttcctccctgagcatcctatattccaccccattttttctagctcgagctcaactccatttttgctctctgcttcctcttgggagctctaatccatccccatttttctccatcatttgtcaagattgttggcacccatcg
This region includes:
- the LOC123399516 gene encoding flocculation protein FLO11-like produces the protein MAGLPRFVGPLVVLLLLVSPAQPTPYSDNLQDACNKTLFPKVCIQSLTTNPETRTADARRLAELSVYVAKEVGTTVAAFAHHELNGIKDDNLFKCLDGCSDDTEETVAHLSALTREPTNAKFLEVKSWLSATLGGSSTCEESCKDAPISDVKNAVVTKSLEFEKLLRVTLDLITEASGSMSGDVAMPPTAWDASAPGSYGASAPESSESVSAPGSSGSSAPESSDSASAPGSSGSSASDSSDSASAPGSSGSSAPESSDSASAPGSSAPESSDSASAPGSSGSSAPDADAPSSDAPAPSKASTSEGPSADAPSPSYGAASGPTANAPSSSSDAPTSDAPSADAPAPSYGAASGPTANAPSSSSSDADAPSSGAADAPSYGSAGAPSPSGAGAPDADSTE